AGCAAGGACAACCCCGTCTACTTCCATCGCGGCGCATGGTGGAATAACGAACCGCTGGTAACGGCGTCGTTCGGCGGGGAAATCCGCGGCCTCGCGCAATTGATCCGCGCCAGCCAATTTCTTCAGGCCGAAGGGCTGCGTTATGCGGTCGAATCCCATCTCCGGCGCCGCTGGCGGAACAGCGGCACGCTGCCGTGGCAGTTTAACGAGCCGTTTCCGAATGCCTACTGCACGTCCGCACTCGATTATTTCGCGATGCCGAAGCCGGCGTATTACGCGGTGGCGCGGGCTTACCGCCCCGTAACCGCGACGGCGTCCTTCGCGGCGCAGGCTTGGGCCGGACGCGAAGTCTTCGCAGCCGAGCTATGGGCGGCCAGCTCGCTCGGCCGCATTTTGGAAGGCGTACGCGCCCAATGGACCATTGCCGGGGCGAGCGGGCGCGTTTATGCATCGGGCTCCACGCCGGCGGCGAACGTTCCCGCGGACTCGTCCGTCCGTCTGGCGCATATCGAACGCCCGCTTTCCCATATCGGTGAAGAGCTGTTTTTCCTCGATCTCGAGCTGTTCGGCACGGACGGGGAGCGAATGGCAGACAACCGCTACCTCTTTACGGCCGCGGGGAATCTGGCGCCGATGCTGCATATGCCGGAGGCGGCGGTCGAGGTCAGCATGACTGAGGCGAAGCCGGAAGGAAACGGCGAAATTGCCTGCAAGCGCAGCGAAATTGCCGGCAAGCGCAGCGATATCGCCGAATGCCGCTCTGATGAAACCGCCGGCACCGAAAGCCTGGTTAACGGCAGCGGGGAAGCTGCGGAGGCGGCGGCTGCCGCCCGGGATTCCGCCTGTGCACAAATCGAAATCGTCAACACGGGCGATTGCGCCGCGCTGCTGCTTCATCTCGAACGGGCCGGCGAACCGGACGCCGCCGGCTGCGTATATTTTTTGGACAACGATTTCACGCTGCTGCCGGGGGAGAAGCGCGTCATCGCCGCCGAGTGGCGGGACGTTCCCGAAGGGCTGCGGCAGGTCGAATTGTCCGGCTGGAACATCGCGCTCCAAACGGTTTCATGCTAGAACGGACAAAGGTTCGACTCGATTCGCCGCATTGCGTTATAATGAAGCAAACCGATTAAAGTCCGAAGTGAGGGTTTCCCTATGATCGTGATCCAGCGCCGGAATAAAATCAAAGAATTGCTTCTTCAGGAGCGCAGTGTCAAAGTCGCCGATCTTGTCAAAGAGTTCCAGGTATCCGAAGAAACGATCCGGCGGGATTTGAACCAATTGGAAAAGGAAGGCATCATTCAAAAAAATTACGGCGGCGCCATTTTGACCGAGGACCTTCAGCACGTCATCTCCGCCATTCTCCCCGTACAGCAGCGCAAGTTCCAGTATTACGAAGAGAAGGACGCGATCGGCCGGGAAGCGGCTTCGCTTGTCGGCGAAGGCCAAATCGTCGTGCTGGACTCGGGCTCGACCACCTGGTGCGTCGCCCGCCATTTGAAGGAAGTTTCGAACCTGGTCGTTGTGACCAACGGCATGAACGTCGCCGAAGAATGCAGCCAGAACGAAGAAGCGTCCATTTTCCTGCTCGGCGGCAAGCTGGTCAAGAAATCGATGTCGCTTGTAGGGCCGCAGGCGGTCGACGAGCTGAACAAATACAGCGCGCATTATACGTTTCTCGGCACGTCCGGCATTACGCTCGGCAAAGGCTTCACAAGCTCGGACCTGTACGAAGCGGAAGTGAAACGGGCGATGGTCAAAGCCGGCAGCAAAATCGTCGTGGTCGCCGACCACAGCAAATTCGAGCGGCAGGCGCTTGTTTCGTTCGCGGGCTTCAAGGAAGTCGACATCGTCATCACGAGCGATCTGGCCGACGAAGGCGTGCTGAGAGCAATCAGGTCGTTCGGCGTTCAGGTGATCGTTTGTCCGGTCAGGCAGACTTTGAAAGAAAAACCGGATTCGAAGGATGGGCCGGAGCGATAAAACCGATCCGCCGCATTCCGCTTAGGGAACGATTGGAGTGATGGAGCCATGACCTCGAATATATACGACGATGAGAACTTTTTCAAAGGATACAGTCAGCTGGACCGTTCCGTTAAAGGGCTGGACGGCGCTCCCGAATGGGAAACGATGCGTTCGATGCTGCCGGATTTGAACGGAGCGGACTTGCTCGATCTGGGCTGCGGCTTCGGCTGGTTTTGCCGTTTTGCCAGGCAGAGCGGGGCGGCCAGCGTACACGGCATCGACGTCTCGGAGAAAATGCTTTCGCGGGCAAAGGCCGATACGAAGGATGCGGGTATCGCTTACTTCAAAACGGACCTGGAGTCGGTTGAACTGAGGCCGAACCGCTACGACGCTGCATACAGTTCGCTCGTGTTTCATTATATTGCCGACTTGCGCGGGCTGTTGGCGAAAATATATGCCTCGCTGAAGCCGGAAGGCCGTCTGGTCTGCTCGGTCGAGCATCCGATCTACACGGCGTCCGCCGCGCCGCAGTGGATCCGGCATCCCGCCGGTTTCCGGACGTGGCCGGTCGACGGCTATCAGCGGGAGGAGGCGCGCACGACGAATTGGCTCGCCGAAGGCTTCACCAAGCAGCACCGGACGTTCGGCACGTATATCAATCTGCTTGTCGGAACCGGATTTACGATCGAACGCGTGGTCGATTGGGCTCCTTCCGCCGGCCAGCTTGCCGAGCATCCCGAGTGGGAAGAGGAGCTTGACCGGCCGATGTTTCTGCTGATGTCGGCGCGGCGCTTGTCCGACTGAGAAAAAAGGCTTTTCCGGCCCTGCCCGCCGCCGCGGGCGGCGTCCAAGAACCATTATCTGCGCCAAGAATGTAAATCGCGGGCCCGTCTTCGCTGTACGGGCCCGCGATTGTTTATCTCCGGTAAACGATTTCCCCGCCAACCATCGTCCAGACGACCCCATACTCATCGTCCAGCAGCGCCAGATCCGCATCCGCGCCTGGGGCGATACGGCCTTTGGCCGCAAGGCCGAGCAGATCGGCCGGCGTGCGGGACGCCATCGCGACGGCGTCCCGCAGCGGTATGCCGGCACGCACCGTTTTGGCCAGCGCTTCGTTCATCGTGACGGTGCTGGATGCCAGCGTTCCGTCGGCCAGCGTGGCGACGCCCTGCGAGACCGTCACCCGGTGTCCGCCGAACAGGTAAGTGCCGTCGCCCATGCCCATTGCCTGCAGCGCGTCGGTAATCAGCACCATTTTGTCCGGACCCTTCTCTCTAAACAGCAGGCGCACGACCGCGGGATGCAGGTGGACGTCGTCCACGATCGCCTGCACGCTGACGTGCGGCTCCTCCATCGCGGCGACGACCATGCCGGGGTCCCGGTGGTGAATCGGGCGCATGCCGTTGAAGCAGTGGGTGACATGGCTTGCCCCGATGCGGAACGCTTCCTTCGCTTCCTCATAGGTCGCGTCGGAATGCGCGACGGCTGCGATAATGCCGCGGTCGTGCAGGAAGCGGACCATGTCAAGCCCGCCGGGAAGCTCCGGCGCCAGCGTAACCATGCGCACAAGCGATCCGGCCGCGCGCAAAATCGTTTCCATCTCCTCCGCATCGGGATGCCGCAAAAACCGCTCGTTCTGCATCCCCTTGCGCTTCGCGTTCAAGTACGGGCCCTCCAGATGGAGCCCGGCGATGCGCGCGCCGGGTTCGCGGCCGATCGTTCGCGATACGCTGCCGATCATGGCCAGCAGGTCCTCGACCGAAGACGTGACGGAGGTGGCGAGGAAGGAGGTGCACCCGGAACGGGCGCACGCCCGGGAAACGGCTTCGACGCTCTCCGCCGTGCCGTCCATCATGTCGAAGCCGTCGGCACCGTGAATATGAACGTCGATCATGCCCGGAATGAGCAGGCATCCGCCGCCGTCGAGCACCATGTCCGCCGTTTCGGGCAAGCCGCCTGGTCCGGTGACGGCGGCAGCAATTTTCCCGTCTTGGATCCGTACGCTTCCCGGTATCGGATCCGAATCGGAACAGAGGCGTACGTTGCGAATTACACATGCAGTCATTATTGCCACTCCTATCTCTCATTGGTTACCCGCCGCCGCGGCCGTACCTTCCCGGCGCGTTTATTTGCCGTTCCGGTACTCCCGCGGCGACATCCCGCAGTATGCTTTGAACTGCTTATTGAAGGCGCTTAGCGACTGAAAGCCGCTATCGTCCGAAATCTCGATCACGGTCCGCTCGCTTGTCCGGAGAAGATCCATCGCGTGCTGCACGCGCAGCTGCACGATAAAATCGTGCGGCGACAGCCCCGTAAGCGTTCGAAACTGCTCGAAAAACCGGGTTTTGCCCATGCCCGACCGGCGGACCAGCGAGTCACCGTCCAGCGGCTCCCGGTAGTGGTCCAATATATAGCCGATGGAATCCGCGACTTCCGTCTGCGGCGGCGGCTGCGCGTCCCCGGATGCGAGCGTGTCCGCCGCATAATCGCTAACATGCAGCAAAATGGCGATCAGCGCGGCAAACTGCCGGGTTTCCGCCGCCGCGTCTCCCCGCTGCTGCGCGGATATTGCGGCCTCGGTCAGCTCCCGGATGCGCTGTGCGTGAACGGAGGAAGCGGGGATGCGCGGAGCGACGCCGCGGCCGGCATAGAACGGCACGAGCAGCCGGCTTCCGCCGGGCACGGCCCGAACCGCCGAAGGCGTGAACAGGATCAGGACGGCCTCGAACGGGCGGTCCGGCTGCGCGTAGCTCCAATGCGGCTCGAACGGGCGGCACAGAAACACGTCCCCCGGCCGTCCATGGTAGAGGCTGCCGCCGAAGCGGTAGGTCAGCTCGTGCTTTAGCAGCACCCCGATTTCCAGGCAGTCGTGCACGTGCAGATCGTGCTCCTCGGGCGAGCCCACAATCGGGATAAAGGCAAACGATTTGGTCAACTTCAGCCGTTCCACGTACATGCTTTCACCTCTAATTGCCGAATCGTCCGGCTCTGCGCGTCCGCGGACAAAATGACGCGTTTTCGGCCGGAACGAATGAGAAAACCCTGCTTTTTCATGGTACATTGAGTTTGCAGCGATTACAATAACGGGGTGAATCTGATGCGACTTTATTTGATTGGAGCGGGCGTCATTGCCCGTACGCATGCGGAAGCGGCGGCCAAGCTGCCGGAGCCGGCCGAGATCCGCGTCGCCGACCCGAGTCCGGCCGCGCTGGCGGCATTCTCCGAGAAGTTCCCGGACGCCGTTCGGTTCCCGGATGCGGCTGCCATGCTGGGTGCGGAGGAAGCCCGCGAGGACGATATCGTCATCGTGGCGACGCCGCCTTTTGCCCATTTGGAGCCGGTGAAGCTGGCGTTCCGGTCCGGCCGTCATGTGCTGTGCGAGAAGCCGCTCGCGATGAACGACAACGAGGCGGCGGAAATGCTACGAGCCGCAGAGCAAGCCGGCAGGAAGCTCGGCTGCTGCAGCGTCCGCTTTAAGGGCATGGCCCATATGGAAGCGGTGAAAAAAGCGGTGGATTCCGGCGTATTGGGGGAGATTTACCATGTCGGCTTCGTGCATAAAAGCGCCCGCAGCCGGGCCGGGATCGAATACCAGCCGGCAAGCCGATGGTTCCTCGACTCGTCCAAAAGCGGCGGCGGCATTCTGATCGATTGGGGACCGTACGATTTCGCGACGCTTATCGACGTGCTGCAGCCGGCGGAAATCAAGTTCAACGCCGCATGGCTGCGCCAGCCGGAGACGGAGGCCGATCCCCGCGACGTCGTCTTCGATGTGGAAACCCATGCAGGCGCCTTCCTGACGTTCCGGGGAGCGGGCGGTCCCGTTCACGTCAACTACGAGCGCGCGTCGTGCGCGCACGGCGAAGAATACGCCCGCGCAGAGATCGAAGGGACGAGCGGGGCGGTGCGCTGGAGCCCGTTCGACTCCAGGCAGCCCGTGTATATCCGGTACGACAAGGACGGTCAAATTGTGGAGGAGCGGGTGGAAACGGGCCCGCCCGGACCGCTGACCGTCATGGATAACCCGCTCCATCACTTTTACCGGGAGCTGCACGGCGGTTCGGCTTATGCGAACGTCGATGCGCGCGCGGTCGATCATTTTCGCTGCTTGTCCGCGTTTTACGCCTGCGCGGAAAGCGGCCGGGAGGTCACCGTCGCGATTGCGCCTGCCAAGGAGGAATCGAAGTGAACGTGCGGGGCTACTCATCCAATCTGTACGGCTGGACGGAACGCTGGAAAGCGGACGGCAGGGCGGAAGACGATAAGGAGATTTTCCGGGCTTGCGCCGAAGCGGGGCTGGATGCCGTCGAAATCGACGCCGATCCCGGCCGGCTTGGGCTGCTGAGGGAGTTCGGCCTGAGCGTCTCCGCCGCTTACATCGGCCTTCAGCTTCATGAGGCGTATGACCCGCTGGAGGCGGCGGTGCTTCCTGTCGCGGAAAGGCTTGCCGCCGCGGGCGGAACCGACCTGCTCGTCAATGCCGATCCGTACGGCGGCTGGAAGCAGCCGCTCCCGAAGCCCGAGGACCTCGTCAAGCGGCAGGGGGAGAGCCTGTCCAGGCTGGCTGAACAGACAGCCCGTATGGGACTTCGGCTCTGCCTGCACAACCACGCGGCGGACCGTCACAACGCCGAGGCCGACCTTCGCTCGGTCGTCCGGTACGCCGAGCCTGCGGTCGGCCTGTGCGTCGATACCGGCTGGGCGCACGTAGCGGGCTGCGATCCGGTCGATTGGGTGCGAACGTATCCGGAGCGGATCCGGGCGGTCCATTTGCGCAATCAGCGGGGAACGGTGCCGGCAGAAGATTTGACGGAGGGGGAAATCGACCTCCGGGCTTTCGCCGGCGCCCTCGGCGCGGCGGATTACTCGGGCTGGATGGCGCTGGAGCTGTGGCACCCGCAGGAAACCAAGCCGCTCCGGTCGATGGAGGAGGATGTGCGCCGTTCGATCGCTTATTTGAAAAGTCTGATCGGTTAGCCGTACAAAACGCGAATAGCCGCCCCTCGCCCGCCTAATCCGGCGCGGTCGACGGGCGGCTTTTTCTGCGGCATCGTGCGTCATTCATCCTTAATAATAGCCGGACGGCTCCTCCCACCACCCGACGGACAGCACAACCTGAGCGGGCGTTTCCGACTGCGACAGGAAGGTGAACACAATGGCGGTTCCGGGACCGATGATCCAGTAGCCCTGCTTCTCGCCCGACACCGATACGAACGGGGGAACCGTTCGCGTGGCGACCGGCTTGCCCGCAACCTGGGCGGGATTGATGCTCGGACCGAACTGAATTTGACCCCGGGGCTCGGGCATCGGCCGCAGGGTGAGATTGGCGTTCGTAACCTGCATGGAGACCGAGCCGCCGGACGGAATCGCGGTGCAAAACCACGTTTTCGACAGCATCGGCGCCTCCGACATGTTACTGATCACGAACTGGTTCAAATAAACGGTAACGCCCGATTGCGCGGGATTCGCCAGTCCCGCCCACGTGTAATTGTCGTTCGTTGCGGGAAGCGAGTCCGCTTCTCCCAAAAAATACTTGCCCTGCAGCGATTTGAAAAACGGGTTTGTAATGTCCACCACATTTGCCGGATCGCGTGAGTTCACCCGTACCATCATCCTCCCTGAACGGTTTCCGATATATATCCATATGAGCGGCGGGTACGGAAAATGCCACCGCGTATTGAACGCACGGCGGCCCTGTGGTATGTTGATTTCGTGCTGCGGCGCGAGCCGTACGAGGAAAGCGGCATGGATTCGAACGGGAGGGAACGGGCGAAAAATGAAAGCGATGAACAGGAGCGAGGTGCGGCGCGCACAGGCGAGAACAGAGGAGCTGTTCGACAAAGCGGGCATCGTGCTGACCGAAGAAGAGAAGGCTGCGATCGAGGTCGCCGATTTCGGACTGGGACAGCTCAATGCGCAAGGGCTGGAGCTCATCACGTACATCAACACGAACCGGTACTGCGCGAAGGAGCTTGCGCTGTTCCCCGGGCAGACATGTCCGGAGCATTTGCACCCGCCGGTGGACGGGCAGCCCGGCAAAATGGAGACGTTTCGGTGCAGGGCCGGCTATGTGCTGCTGTATGTAGAAGGAGAGCCGGCGGCTTCGCCCAAGGCGAAGCTTCCCGCGGGAAGCGAGGCGCATTATACCGTGTTCCGCGAGATCGAGCTGTATCCCGGCCAGCAGTTCACCATTCCGCCGGGGACGAAGCATTGGTTTCAAGGCGGACCGGAAGGCGCAATCGTGTCGGAGTTTTCCAGCACGAGCCGCGACGAGTTCGATATTTTCACCGATCCGAACATCGTCCGCGTGCCGGTCATCGCGGAAGAGGATTGAAAAAACGGCTGAACGGGCGCCGCGCCCGTTCAGCCGTTTTTATGAGGCCGCATCTTGCGTATAACACTCAATGGCCTTGCGCTGCAGCGCTCTTGCCGCCCGGCGTGTCCCATTCCGGCAGCGAGGCGACGTAGCCGTCGGACATGCTGACCAGCTTGAGCGCCCGGTCGTACACATCCTTGGATTCAAGCGGCTTCGCGACGGTTCCGCCGTTCAGCGGGAACGTTTTGCCGTCCGTATAGCCGGCGCCCGGCTCGAAGGCGCCTTTGGCGGAAATGAACGAGCCGGAGGGCAAATAATAACGCTCCGGCAGCACGTTGCCGGTATGGTTCAGCAAATCCTCCCCGAAAATAACCTGGTCCTTGAGCGGAATCCCGACCAGATTCGCGATCGTCGGATAGATGTCCGACTGGCCGCCGATTTGCGTGAACGTTTGCGGCTTCTCGTTCGGTACGTGGATGACGAGCGGAATGTTCATCATGTCGGGAACGCCGTAGCTGCGTTTGTAAATGCCGTCCATCAGCTTTTTCTCCGTGCTGTTCAGCGAATAGACGGGCAGGCCTTGATGGTCGCCGTACAAGACGACGACGCTGTTGTCCCAGACGCCGTTTTTCTTTAATTCGTCGATGAACTGGCCAAGCGCGAAATCGGCGTAATTTTGCGCCTGAATATAATCCCCGACCAGCGTACCCTTGAAGCGCGCCGGCAGCTCCATTTTGAATTTGCGCTCCGGAATGCGGAACGGATGATGGCCGGACATCGAGATGAGCTGGACGTAGAACGGCTTGCCGGTTTGCTGCATTTTCGCCAGCTCGTCGGACGTCTTGGCGTACAGCACCTCGTCGGAGGAGCCGAGCATGACCTGATCGCTGTGGCCGAAAAAATGGTCGTCGTAATATTTGCCCCAGCCGAGCGCTTTGTACAGCTGGTCCCGGTTCCAGAAAATGACGTCGTTTGTATGGAACGTCGCCGTTTGGTAGCCGTGCGCGGCAAACGTCTTCGGCATGCTGGGAAGCGCCTTGTCGGCGTATACCTCGGAAGCCGCGCCGTTCGGCGGAACGTACATCGACGTGTTGACGACGTATTCGGCGTCGGCCGTATTTCCCTGTCCGACCTGCTGGAAGAAATGGGGGAAATAAAATGAGTCGTTCACGAGCTTATTCATGTTGGGCGTAATTTCTTTGCCGTCGAGCTTCAGGTTGATCAGAAAATTTTGGAACGCCTCCAGCTGAATGATGATGACGTTCTTGCCTTTCGCCGCCTGCCAGAAGGCCGGCTGCGCCGGATCCGTAATGCCTTTCTCCTGTTTGACCATGGCCGGCGTGACCGATTCGGCGGCGATTTTCATGTCTTTGGATGGAGCGAAAGCGGCGTATGCCTCGTAGTTGAGGACGCCCATATCCTGCGCCTGCTGGAATTCGTTCATATCGTCCCGGAAAGGGAGGATGACGAGCCCGCAGGCGACGAGCGCAAGCACCTGACCGGCCGCAAACCAGCTGCGGCCTTCGCGTACGGACAAGCTGCGCCCCCAGGCGCGAAAGCGCCGGCTGAAGATGATCAGGGCGAGCAGCAGGACGATGTCGGTAAAGATGAACAGATAATACGGGTCGAGCAGCGAAACGACGCTGCTATTGACCTCCGATACCTGGTTCACCTGGCGAAGCTCGTGGAAAGTGACGATGACGCCGAAATATTTGTAATACATGATGACCGCAAAATAAATAATCGTCACGAGCAGATCGACGGCCAGATAGACGATCAGCTTCTTGCGGTAGGCGAAGCTTTCGATCAAGCAGAACAGAAACCAGACGGACGGGATGCCGGTCAGGAACATCATGCCGAAGCCGCCCGATGTGGAATGAAAGACGACGCTCCATACGAGCAGCAGCTTCAAAGCCATCAGGATCGAGAAAAAAACGAACGGCTTCCGCAGAAGCCGGCTCCATCGAAGGTTTGTCAACATAAGTCCTCTCCTTTTCCTCGTCGCTTACTGCGAGCCGGTCTCGCCGCTTTTCGCGAATCCGGCGGGGCTCGTTAAAAAGTTCGGTAGACATACGGATCGGACGGCGCTGCGATTTCCTTCCAAGCGGTCGTCTTCAGCACGGGAATCGTTTGTTTGAACGGCTGGTACAGCTCCGAGGTCAGCGTGCCGGAAACGTGAACCCACGTATCGTCCTTCAGCACGGTCCCCTTCGGAAATTCAACGAGCATGCCAAACACGCCGGAATCCGCGACGCAGTGGATGAACCCGAAACGGAACACGAAATAATGGTCATTGTCCACCTGCTCGCCTTTATAAATGAACCCGTCGAACCCGAGCGTTCTTCCCATAAAATCGTCCGGATAATTATAAATCGCCTCCAGGCCGGTCAAATAATCCGTATCGTTTAAGCTGACCTGCTGCTTCCCGGTGAAGCCCGACAGCTCCTGCTGCGACACCTTGCGGTAGTTCGCTTTGCCGTAAAACACGCTCGTATCCGGCTTCAAAAACTGATGAAATCCCGGATTGTCCGACGACACGTCCAGACTCGGGAATGAGAACCCTTTGGCTTTGACGAAGCTCGAGTCCAGCGTCTGCACCGGGAGGAAGATGCCGGTCGCAATCGGAAAAATCAGGATCGAGTATGTCAGCGCCCGTTTGAGCCTGGATTCATGATGCGAATGGCCGTGCGCATGCGCATGACCGTCATGGTGCGAATGGCTGTGCTCGCCATCGAAACCGTGCGCATGACCTTCTGAATGGCCTTGCTCTCCATCGTGCGTATGCGCGCCGGACCGTTTTTGCGCCCGTTCCTTTCGATACTGCCGCACAAATTCGAAAATGAAAAACAAAATGAGCAGCACGATAGCGCTTTCCGACAAATAGGCGAATTTCATATTAATGTATTTGTCCAGATTTCCGCTTAAATGCAGCTGCAGAATCATAAAGGCCAAGCCTGCCAAAATATAGAGCCGGATCAACCGAGCCACCTCCCGACAAGCAGAGATACGACCAGTGTGGCGGACGCCGTGAGCGCAATCAGTACGGCAACGAATCTTCCCTTGAAAATGCCCAGCAGCATCAGCGTGTTTTTGATATCGATCATCGGCCCGAATACAAGAAAGGC
This genomic window from Paenibacillus humicola contains:
- a CDS encoding DeoR/GlpR family DNA-binding transcription regulator, which produces MIVIQRRNKIKELLLQERSVKVADLVKEFQVSEETIRRDLNQLEKEGIIQKNYGGAILTEDLQHVISAILPVQQRKFQYYEEKDAIGREAASLVGEGQIVVLDSGSTTWCVARHLKEVSNLVVVTNGMNVAEECSQNEEASIFLLGGKLVKKSMSLVGPQAVDELNKYSAHYTFLGTSGITLGKGFTSSDLYEAEVKRAMVKAGSKIVVVADHSKFERQALVSFAGFKEVDIVITSDLADEGVLRAIRSFGVQVIVCPVRQTLKEKPDSKDGPER
- the nagA gene encoding N-acetylglucosamine-6-phosphate deacetylase; translated protein: MTACVIRNVRLCSDSDPIPGSVRIQDGKIAAAVTGPGGLPETADMVLDGGGCLLIPGMIDVHIHGADGFDMMDGTAESVEAVSRACARSGCTSFLATSVTSSVEDLLAMIGSVSRTIGREPGARIAGLHLEGPYLNAKRKGMQNERFLRHPDAEEMETILRAAGSLVRMVTLAPELPGGLDMVRFLHDRGIIAAVAHSDATYEEAKEAFRIGASHVTHCFNGMRPIHHRDPGMVVAAMEEPHVSVQAIVDDVHLHPAVVRLLFREKGPDKMVLITDALQAMGMGDGTYLFGGHRVTVSQGVATLADGTLASSTVTMNEALAKTVRAGIPLRDAVAMASRTPADLLGLAAKGRIAPGADADLALLDDEYGVVWTMVGGEIVYRR
- a CDS encoding AraC family transcriptional regulator; its protein translation is MERLKLTKSFAFIPIVGSPEEHDLHVHDCLEIGVLLKHELTYRFGGSLYHGRPGDVFLCRPFEPHWSYAQPDRPFEAVLILFTPSAVRAVPGGSRLLVPFYAGRGVAPRIPASSVHAQRIRELTEAAISAQQRGDAAAETRQFAALIAILLHVSDYAADTLASGDAQPPPQTEVADSIGYILDHYREPLDGDSLVRRSGMGKTRFFEQFRTLTGLSPHDFIVQLRVQHAMDLLRTSERTVIEISDDSGFQSLSAFNKQFKAYCGMSPREYRNGK
- a CDS encoding sugar phosphate isomerase/epimerase family protein; this encodes MNVRGYSSNLYGWTERWKADGRAEDDKEIFRACAEAGLDAVEIDADPGRLGLLREFGLSVSAAYIGLQLHEAYDPLEAAVLPVAERLAAAGGTDLLVNADPYGGWKQPLPKPEDLVKRQGESLSRLAEQTARMGLRLCLHNHAADRHNAEADLRSVVRYAEPAVGLCVDTGWAHVAGCDPVDWVRTYPERIRAVHLRNQRGTVPAEDLTEGEIDLRAFAGALGAADYSGWMALELWHPQETKPLRSMEEDVRRSIAYLKSLIG
- a CDS encoding DUF6143 family protein, translated to MNSRDPANVVDITNPFFKSLQGKYFLGEADSLPATNDNYTWAGLANPAQSGVTVYLNQFVISNMSEAPMLSKTWFCTAIPSGGSVSMQVTNANLTLRPMPEPRGQIQFGPSINPAQVAGKPVATRTVPPFVSVSGEKQGYWIIGPGTAIVFTFLSQSETPAQVVLSVGWWEEPSGYY
- a CDS encoding D-lyxose/D-mannose family sugar isomerase; translation: MNRSEVRRAQARTEELFDKAGIVLTEEEKAAIEVADFGLGQLNAQGLELITYINTNRYCAKELALFPGQTCPEHLHPPVDGQPGKMETFRCRAGYVLLYVEGEPAASPKAKLPAGSEAHYTVFREIELYPGQQFTIPPGTKHWFQGGPEGAIVSEFSSTSRDEFDIFTDPNIVRVPVIAEED
- a CDS encoding TIGR03943 family putative permease subunit, yielding MIRLYILAGLAFMILQLHLSGNLDKYINMKFAYLSESAIVLLILFFIFEFVRQYRKERAQKRSGAHTHDGEQGHSEGHAHGFDGEHSHSHHDGHAHAHGHSHHESRLKRALTYSILIFPIATGIFLPVQTLDSSFVKAKGFSFPSLDVSSDNPGFHQFLKPDTSVFYGKANYRKVSQQELSGFTGKQQVSLNDTDYLTGLEAIYNYPDDFMGRTLGFDGFIYKGEQVDNDHYFVFRFGFIHCVADSGVFGMLVEFPKGTVLKDDTWVHVSGTLTSELYQPFKQTIPVLKTTAWKEIAAPSDPYVYRTF
- a CDS encoding class I SAM-dependent methyltransferase, whose product is MTSNIYDDENFFKGYSQLDRSVKGLDGAPEWETMRSMLPDLNGADLLDLGCGFGWFCRFARQSGAASVHGIDVSEKMLSRAKADTKDAGIAYFKTDLESVELRPNRYDAAYSSLVFHYIADLRGLLAKIYASLKPEGRLVCSVEHPIYTASAAPQWIRHPAGFRTWPVDGYQREEARTTNWLAEGFTKQHRTFGTYINLLVGTGFTIERVVDWAPSAGQLAEHPEWEEELDRPMFLLMSARRLSD
- a CDS encoding Gfo/Idh/MocA family protein → MRLYLIGAGVIARTHAEAAAKLPEPAEIRVADPSPAALAAFSEKFPDAVRFPDAAAMLGAEEAREDDIVIVATPPFAHLEPVKLAFRSGRHVLCEKPLAMNDNEAAEMLRAAEQAGRKLGCCSVRFKGMAHMEAVKKAVDSGVLGEIYHVGFVHKSARSRAGIEYQPASRWFLDSSKSGGGILIDWGPYDFATLIDVLQPAEIKFNAAWLRQPETEADPRDVVFDVETHAGAFLTFRGAGGPVHVNYERASCAHGEEYARAEIEGTSGAVRWSPFDSRQPVYIRYDKDGQIVEERVETGPPGPLTVMDNPLHHFYRELHGGSAYANVDARAVDHFRCLSAFYACAESGREVTVAIAPAKEESK
- a CDS encoding LTA synthase family protein, whose amino-acid sequence is MLTNLRWSRLLRKPFVFFSILMALKLLLVWSVVFHSTSGGFGMMFLTGIPSVWFLFCLIESFAYRKKLIVYLAVDLLVTIIYFAVIMYYKYFGVIVTFHELRQVNQVSEVNSSVVSLLDPYYLFIFTDIVLLLALIIFSRRFRAWGRSLSVREGRSWFAAGQVLALVACGLVILPFRDDMNEFQQAQDMGVLNYEAYAAFAPSKDMKIAAESVTPAMVKQEKGITDPAQPAFWQAAKGKNVIIIQLEAFQNFLINLKLDGKEITPNMNKLVNDSFYFPHFFQQVGQGNTADAEYVVNTSMYVPPNGAASEVYADKALPSMPKTFAAHGYQTATFHTNDVIFWNRDQLYKALGWGKYYDDHFFGHSDQVMLGSSDEVLYAKTSDELAKMQQTGKPFYVQLISMSGHHPFRIPERKFKMELPARFKGTLVGDYIQAQNYADFALGQFIDELKKNGVWDNSVVVLYGDHQGLPVYSLNSTEKKLMDGIYKRSYGVPDMMNIPLVIHVPNEKPQTFTQIGGQSDIYPTIANLVGIPLKDQVIFGEDLLNHTGNVLPERYYLPSGSFISAKGAFEPGAGYTDGKTFPLNGGTVAKPLESKDVYDRALKLVSMSDGYVASLPEWDTPGGKSAAAQGH